Below is a genomic region from Ictalurus furcatus strain D&B chromosome 27, Billie_1.0, whole genome shotgun sequence.
ATCAGGAGTATCCACacgtgtgtttatatatatatatatatatatatatatatatatatatatatatatatatatatatatatatatatatacacacacacatacacacatgtgtaaaataaatgtatggaTTGTGTTAAACGCATGTGATGTGGGCGATTAGAGAGTGTACGTACTGAATGATAAACGGGAATGTCGGGATTCACTCTGATGTTAAAAAGGGAAAACCTGCGTTTTTGTGCCTTTTCTATAGAACTATGGAACAGAGACAATCTGCAGATCTGATGTACAAAACCAAAACtacattaaagtgtttaaagaagaaaagaatattAATGTTATCTGATGtttttaataactttaaaatatataaatttaggaTGCACTGTTACTGTTCTCACcctgattagtttcctataaccacacatcaccaagtgttttattcctcttacacctcaGCAATTAACAAggatgcattatttatttatgtatattaagGACCAACACAtcatattttttatccatttatatttacgtttaacgttgtggaacgtgGAGTTTCTGTTGTCTGagttcagcagcactgtggtgatGAACAGTTTAATATTTGGATTGTTGCTTGTTTAtggttttgtttatgttaaacACAActttctttgatttgtctgtaaatatgttttaaaagttTGTGTAGCAGAACAGTTGCTGTTTCTCATCATGGTTACTGACTAAAGTTTATTTTCTCCTAGGTTCCAGTAGCGAGGGACGCTCTCCTGTCTCCGATGGACTATCGGACCAAGGCGCCGTTTTCCGAGAAAGAAATGTTCCACATCCTTCCAAAGCTTCAGGCAAAAAGGGCCGATTTCCTCACCGTCATGCTAACTGGAAGCCTCCATCAGTGCCGGGGCTTCGTGGCCACGCCCCCTCACACCCAAGACGACGGGCCGAGGGAAGACGATGTGACGAAGAGCGAGTCTGACAGTCTGGATCAGAGCCAGGATGGACCTCCTTCAACTTTATTAGCCATCGACCCTCAGAAAGGACCCAGAGATCCAGGTTCTGTGGCTGATGCAGATCTGGATCAAGAGGACATCTCTAAAACTCTGGTTCTGTTCTCACCTGGAGACATGAGGAAGTCTCTGAATTCTGGAGCTGGAACAGATGTTCTTCAGAGTGAAAAGGAAGCTGTGGACCTCCAGACATGTTTCTTGGAGAAGAACCAACAACCATCAACAAAATATTGTGATGCAGGTGATGGTGGAATCATCAGTTTATCACAACCAAAATGTGACCCACTTATCTGCACTGCTTCTCCTACATCTCCTCCTGTGACCAACATGCAGAAGCACCAACCAGTACAAGAACTTTCAGGGAACCAGAATGAGGAAAACGATGGTAGGATTCCTGGGTTAGGAGTCAAACAAGAGTCTAACCCACTAGCTTCTTCTTCATATTCTCCTTTGACCAAGAACCATCTAGAACAAGAACCTTCCAAGAACCAATGTGACGATCCAGATGATCTTGGCATTTCCAGTTTATTCAGACAAAAGAGCAATCCCTCAGCCACTGTACTGCTTCCATCTGGTTCTGCTGCATCTCCTCCTTTCACCAAAGTGGAGAGAACCTTCACCCACATTGCTGAGACCACTCATCTGAACATCATGTCATCCCGAGTACCTCAGGTTCAGGGGGAGAACCCTGAGGTATCTGAGGACCTTCAGTGTGAGGTGGAACCTCAAACCAGAAGCATCATCCTAGAAGCAGGAGGTGTCTGGTCTAAAATCTCATCTCGCACTCCAGCACAAGAAACTCAAGGACATAATGTAGTTAATGGACCTGTGCAGAAACAGAATCCTGCCAAAGTGGACACCACTGTTTCTCTTGTTTCCATGGAGAAGCAGCGACATGTACAAAGAGAAACTTTACCAGAAAAGCACAAAGATGAGGTCCAGTGCAGGACAGAAGACAAACCTGGAGGTAAAAGCACAACATCTCATCAGAGGAGCAGGAGTCGGATCCCCATCCTGGTATCGGAGGATAGTGCTGCTGTGGATCCATCACTATCCTGGGATCAAACCCGGAAACGGTCCAAGCAGCAGGAGTTTGCCCGATTGGTgctggagagacagagacagacactaAACTCCAGGACATCATCATCACTTTCCTCTGGAGAGGAGCCCAGGAGAGCCTCAGAGACTCTGTCCACCACTGAGGAGGACACACACCAATCAGACGACTCGATTGGGAAAGTCAAACAGGAAGTTAGGGAGCGAGGGGGTGAGGGGTGGAGCAGCAGGATCCCTCGACCCGTTACGCCCATCAAAAGAGCTCCGGCTAAGCTTCTGTTAGCCATCGCAGCTAAATCCACTGTGAAACCcaaaaccacaacacacactgcaaacactgggtattattattattattattattgttgttgttattgttgttattattgtaaaaGTTCTTAGGCTTCTTGTTCACTTCCTTTAGATATCGGTCTAAACCATGGACCTGGAGCACTAGAGGTAGGGGGTTGTTTTACTAGCTGGATAGCACGCTATGGAGAATGTGCTCTGTCCCAGGGAGCGTCCTGTCCTGGGATCTTTTGGAGATTCAGACCTTCCTTCACGTCCTAGTCATTCCTGTCTTTGATTCCTGGCTTTTATCTCTCTGTTGGTATGGATGGCCATCTCGCAGAGGATATTGACATTGTCGCTCCTCTGCTCTCCGCCATCAGTTGGTGTTTGTACCCCTTCTATGTTGTCTTGAGGGTGTTGCTCCTGCACATATTCCAGTGCATGTACGCTGCTTACTACCTTGTTCTGATGATTGCTGTATTCAGTCTTTGCCAGTAAGGGGCAGCCCCGGATAATGTGGTCCAGTATGGACCACAGTCCAGTATGTCTTAGCCATTGGTATGTCTTTTCTTGGTCTCTTCCAATATGGCTTTGTCGATGAGCAGCTGGTCTTTGCATCCATAACTTCCTTTCCTACAGCCCTTCTGATTTGCAGGTAGTAACCTGTTCTGAGTGTGGAGTCTGTAgcttttttcattaataatggcTGTGAGCATCTCATACATGTTGGGAAGACAGGTGACGGGTCAGTAATTCAATGGAGTTGTTGGTCTTGTCCGTCTTGGGGAGTAGCTTATTGTAGGCCTGTGCTAGTTTTTGGTGGATAATGGGCAGGATCTTGATCCAGAATTTGGCTAATCCAGCTATCCCTGGTGCCTTCCAGTTCCTGGTTTTGCTGATGGTAGCAGTGGTCTCTTTGATGTTGATGTCGTTCCATACTGGTTCTCTGTACCTTCGTGTTGATCCTGTTGTTGTTGGATCCAAGCTGCTCCCTTGGTGGTGGTGCTGTCATTCTCTCAGATCTTTTTCCATAATGTTACGACCTCTACGACAGTTCTCCATACAGCTTCCATGTTTATCTCTTTGCCACTCATCTTTCCAAGCtggttgttttcatttttgtctCCTCAGTCTTTCAGTTGCGTCAAACATGATTGTGGCAGATGCATGGACAAGCTGTTTAATCTCCATGAGGTTCACTGACCTTGCTACTGGATCGCATGCCTGATCTTGCAGAAGGCTTCATTTGGTTGCCTGATGGCTTATTTGTAGCATTAGACttagggatagatggatgttcTCCACTTGTTTTTTTAGGAATTTCCATCTCTACCAGATCTTTACTATAATTTCGCTGTCTCCCTCTCAAACCTATCAGGTGTTGCTTTTTGGGTGCTATAGTGATGGTGGCACCTACTTATTGTTCTACTTCAGCCATGGTATGTGGATCTGGTACATCTTACTGCATCCATAGTTTTCCAGGTTCTCAGATCCCCACAGCCCACCTGTCTGTTTGGTTTATCTTACCTGTGTTACCCAGTCCATACCACATGGAGGTGGGATTGAACTTCTAAggacatgttgttgttgttgttgttgttttgtagtTGATGTTGGAATTGTCACTCAGCAGCTGGTGTTTCATTCCCCATTTCCTCTCTGATTAAGTGTACACTTGCAGCACAAGGCgaggagtgtgtagtgtgtacggTTTACTCTGACTCGTAGTGTGTATTGTAGTGAACACACTCACCTTTCACCTTTTGTGATGTCATTGTGATGTCATTGTGTGAGTAAtgatgtgttattatttcaggcTGAGGTGTGTGCAGTCTGGAGCCAGTGGGAGGTCTAAATCTGCTCTGTCCAGGCCGGCTAGTCCTCGAACCCCGCTACGCTGCATCTTCACCACCTCACGCAGCTTAAACTCCACCCACAGGACACACAGCCCCTCCCCCCACCGCATAATTGGCAGGACTATCACAAGCTCGCACACTCACAGTGACGGCGTCACACACGGCGTCACACACGGTGTCACACACGGCGGTAATCGAACCAAAGCTGCTTCATCTGTTAAACAGACACCTAAAGTGAAgcagaaacacaacacaactACAACCAggtaataatcatcatcatcatcatcatcatcatcaccagcTGAAGATAAAGAATTCAGTAAACTCTTTattctgctcacacacacactcactcacacacacactctcacactcactcacacacactctcacactcactcacactctcactcactcacacatatacacactctctctcacactcattcactcacacacacactcacacacactctcacacacactcactctcacacacactcactcttacacacactctcactcacactctcacacactcacacacactctcactcgcacacactctcgcacacgCACGTGCACTCACACACGTACattcacacatgtacacactcatacacgcacactcactcactcgcacgcactcacacactcacatgcactcacacacacgtacactcacacattctcaaacactcacacatgtacacacacatacacactcttacacacactctctcttacacacacactcgcacacactcacacgtacACTCACACATGTGCATTCACACATTCtcaaacactctcacacacacacacacacacattcacacaaaaggGGGAATTAAGCCTAAACAGTCCAACAGCCCTGAATATgtttgggaggaaacccacatggacatggggagaacatgtagaACTCCAcccagacagtaacctgagctcaggatgcAACctggaaccctggagctgtgaggagacaGTACTACTGCACCACCCTCCTgcccaatattattattaataataattaacttaattaaatataaatattgtaaagtgttatttattataaacaatGTAGCCCTGCCCTCTTGTTTCCTATTGGCTGTTGAAGTTTGTACATTACTGTAGGGTTTAATGATGAAATCAATGTAAATCTGATACAGGAAGTGAatcttattttaattattatttaatggttatttgtatataaagtattggcacatttttgtgtgtgtgtgtaatagagaGCGTGAATAATGGCTGCActgtgacttcctgtttgttttattatgagTTACTGAGCTTCCACACTTTCTGTGTTAGTGATATACAGCGTCATGTTTACACTAaacctctgtgtgtttttagtaCAATTATAATTATTCTTTCAGAACATTTTGACTTTCCCCTTAACGAAGGAGCAGATCCACTGTACAGAAATAAATCTCATCAAAGAACACAGAATTAAACTCACTAAGTAAACTACATTATGTTAAAGTAAATACACAAATGTCAAAGTTACACAAGAATAAAGGAATTTATAAAGCAACTggaatattttattatcatttatttattccccgCAGCCCCGGATTCatttttgtgcttatttatttgtggaattgtggatttattttatttatttatttattttcaaaaccaACATGAATTTATTAATATACAGAATCAGTCATTTCAGTCATAACTTACACTTAAACTGTTTGATAACAGAAAGACTTGTGTTCCTGTGTAGTCCACCTTGGATTTAAGTTCCACAGTAAATAAAACCTACTTCATGAACTGCTTTGTAGTTTATTTCTAATTTCTAATCATCCTCCAAACCCTGAGAGGTGAAAATTCTGCACTAAGGCAACAACAGGAAACACATTATGTAATCTAAACCTGTCGAATCGAAATAAAAAGagaagtgtgtgagtggggaAACCTGACTTCAGCGCAGATCTTCATGTGAGACAGCTTCAGGAAAAATTTATTCAAGAAAAGAAGCAGTGAAAGTTTCTACAGCAGACATGAAACACATCTTCAGCTAACATTCAAACTAAAACAACAAGGAAAATCATCGTCAAATCACAAATGCTGTCATTTCTGAtgcacatatttttatttttgtattcacTTATtacttaaattaaataaatacagctcAGGTTTAAGAACAAACCGTGCTGTTGTATTGTAAAGTGTTTCATGAAgtgcaaaaaacacacaatcacacccaACTGCTGCATTTGTCCCTCTGTGGTGTAGTTGTTAACGTTCATGCTAGTGGTGCGGTTCCAGAAGGTGTGGGTTCTCTTCTGCCTTTTGGCTGGTTTAAGACAGAAAATTTCTGCAGCCTCATGAAGTGATTTATGAAAACAAAAGTCCAACACAGAGTCACTGTTTCTGTCCCTCTGTGGTGTAGCGGTTAGAGTTTGTGCCAGTGTTAGAGCTTCTGAAGGTGTGAgttcttttctgtgttttggTTGGTTTAAgactaaacatttctgtatcctcatgaagtgatttataatgataaaagtCCAACACATGCAGGTTGCTTCTGTCCATctgtggtgtagtggttagtgtttgtgttgtggTTGTTATTTGTGCAGGTTCCAACCCTGCTTTTTcaggtttaagaaaaaaaagtggtgcTGAAGCAGTATGAAGGTGTGATGGAGGCAGGGGTGTGCAAGAGATTCTGTGGCTTAGTAGGTTGAGTCGTTGCTTCTGTGGCTCAGAAGGTGTGTGGATCAAAACCAAACCAGAACTCTTGGAGTATGAGGTGTGGCTGtatagactgtgtgtgtataggctGGGGGATAGAACAATGGGGATTGAAGTTGCAGGGGGAAGAGGAGGCAGGTGAGGATGTGCACTCATGGAAAGGGTGCAGGAGGAGTTGCAGATCAAGAGATGGAAGACTGAGTAGTCAGGAGAATGTAGGTGCAAGGAGGAGAATGTAGGTGCAAAAGGGGTGGGGCATAATTCTACCCTTTTTCTGCCTTCCTCCCATGAGTGCACCCCAGGGTGTGCACTCTCCCACTGCTGCTGCtccttctgtttctttttttactgaGACTGCCCCTGCCCCTACCTCAATCTATTTACCTCCACTGCATTTACACCTCTATCCCACAACTACCCTGACAATCCACTGCATCCTGAGTTAACACCATCCACTCACACAACCCTCCTTCCGATTGCTCCATCCTCTTCCTCCACCTCTCCCCCAGCCTACACTCACACATCACCTGCCTGAGGAACACACCCACAATTTACACTACC
It encodes:
- the ttbk1a gene encoding tau-tubulin kinase 1 encodes the protein MMINGSFKLGAARVLSGWQCLAPALQENDNMNGATETQDILPPNCMVKERWKVLKKIGGGGFGEIYEALDLLTKENVALKVESAQQPKQVLKMEVAVLKKLQGKNHVCKFIGCGRNDKFNYVVMQLQGRNLADLRRSQPRGTFTMSTTLRLGKQILESIEAIHSVGFLHRDIKPSNFAMGRLPSTYRKCYMLDFGLARQYTNTNGEVRPPRTVAGFRGTVRYASVNAHKNKEMGRHDDLWSLFYMLVEFAVGQLPWRKIKDKEQVGQVKERYDHRMLLKHMPSEFNIFLEHILSLDYYTKPDYQLLMSVFENSMKERIIMENELYDWEKSSTESMLSTNTHSTQQHTRPTAAMARVLNVSPVPGDLQRENTDDVLQDEHLSDQENAPPNPAPATAENSPAPPDGDEWDSTDINRNKLRISLGKEEEGIRGVCPVSPQRGGGGAESPSAHMRSLRSRMDALGSPSRHLYSSQPAQMLSVDGCRGDRCRNDGSEAHSNAFIRSVPLAEEEDFDSKEWVIIDKEAELRDFQHRPLGAEPTTSGTTDDEPEELRPLEEQATRPRLNARVLAEGEMAKRSGRGQPTDSPAPSPCHSGRARRRESDPNTPHRPVPVARDALLSPMDYRTKAPFSEKEMFHILPKLQAKRADFLTVMLTGSLHQCRGFVATPPHTQDDGPREDDVTKSESDSLDQSQDGPPSTLLAIDPQKGPRDPGSVADADLDQEDISKTLVLFSPGDMRKSLNSGAGTDVLQSEKEAVDLQTCFLEKNQQPSTKYCDAGDGGIISLSQPKCDPLICTASPTSPPVTNMQKHQPVQELSGNQNEENDGRIPGLGVKQESNPLASSSYSPLTKNHLEQEPSKNQCDDPDDLGISSLFRQKSNPSATVLLPSGSAASPPFTKVERTFTHIAETTHLNIMSSRVPQVQGENPEVSEDLQCEVEPQTRSIILEAGGVWSKISSRTPAQETQGHNVVNGPVQKQNPAKVDTTVSLVSMEKQRHVQRETLPEKHKDEVQCRTEDKPGGKSTTSHQRSRSRIPILVSEDSAAVDPSLSWDQTRKRSKQQEFARLVLERQRQTLNSRTSSSLSSGEEPRRASETLSTTEEDTHQSDDSIGKVKQEVRERGGEGWSSRIPRPVTPIKRAPAKLLLAIAAKSTVKPKTTTHTANTGLRCVQSGASGRSKSALSRPASPRTPLRCIFTTSRSLNSTHRTHSPSPHRIIGRTITSSHTHSDGVTHGVTHGVTHGGNRTKAASSVKQTPKVKQKHNTTTTRGN